From the Planktothricoides raciborskii GIHE-MW2 genome, the window GTAATTCGCTCTCCAGCATTAATCAGTTTTAAGAATGCTGCACCGTGAAGAAATTCTTGATCGTTGATCATGTAGATTTTCGGGGCTGGTCACTATATTCTATCTTAACTCATAGCCCGGTTGTGAAACAAATAGAGGTGTTGAGCAAAAGCCAGCTAAAAATGCTGATTATGCGCGATCGCACATCACAGACTAAGAAATCGCGATTTTTTTCAACCAAGAAGTAACGGGGAACCGGGAACCGGGAACCGGGAATTGATTAAGAGGCTTTTAGGCTATCATAAGACTGATGCATCAACCCATTTGGGTCAGCTTTAATCCCACTGGCAGCAGACGACAAGCCGAGGCGTCACAATTCTGGTACGGCTTGCCCGATGGGGTTTTTGAAGCCATGAATTAAAATGAAAGTAATCTTATGAGGACAAAATGATGAAAACATCGATTTCTTTGTGTTTGTTCGGTTCCTTGGTTTTTGGCACCGCTATTCCGGCTTATGCCCAAGCTTATTCCGATGTAGCCTATCCTGAAATCCTGGCTCAGTCACAGACCTCAGAGGCGATCGCGCAGGAGTTGATTAGGCTAATGGCTGAGGGCGACTTTGAAACAGCAGCAACGAAATATGATGCTGAACAAAAGGTGACTGCGGAGAATCTTGAGGCCGAGTGGAGCAAGTTTATTCAGCAAAATGGCGACTTTAAGCAGCAGGTTGAGATTCGCGAGAATCTGGGCAATGCGGTTGTGATTACCTGCGAATTTGAAAAGCAAACGATTGACTTGATCGTTGTTCTGAATGAGGCTAATGAAGTGATTAGCTTGAATCTGCCAGAAAATTAGTTATCTGTAGGGCGTAGGGAAGCCGCCGTCGTGTAGGGTGTAGAGTGTAGGGTGTAGGGAAGAGTGAAGAGTGAATAGTGAATAGTGAATAGTGATATTTATGCATAACTTTT encodes:
- a CDS encoding DUF3887 domain-containing protein — its product is MMKTSISLCLFGSLVFGTAIPAYAQAYSDVAYPEILAQSQTSEAIAQELIRLMAEGDFETAATKYDAEQKVTAENLEAEWSKFIQQNGDFKQQVEIRENLGNAVVITCEFEKQTIDLIVVLNEANEVISLNLPEN